The Lacrimispora xylanolytica genome has a segment encoding these proteins:
- a CDS encoding DUF4180 domain-containing protein, with translation MNVIIRNNRSIGVVDKEMKIKDVQTMLDIMASAHYNSECMGVVLYKESLDESFFDLKTGFAGEILQKFANYNMKLAVIGDYSHYTSKSLRDFIYESNHGNLAFFKGSLDEALLALVP, from the coding sequence ATGAATGTGATTATAAGAAACAATCGGTCCATCGGAGTGGTGGATAAGGAAATGAAAATCAAAGACGTTCAGACCATGCTTGATATTATGGCTTCTGCTCATTACAACAGTGAGTGCATGGGTGTTGTTTTATATAAGGAGAGTCTGGATGAAAGCTTTTTTGATCTTAAGACTGGCTTTGCAGGTGAGATTTTGCAGAAATTTGCTAATTATAATATGAAGCTGGCAGTGATCGGGGATTATTCCCATTATACCAGCAAAAGTCTGAGAGATTTTATATATGAGAGCAATCATGGGAATCTGGCTTTCTTTAAGGGAAGTCTGGATGAGGCACTATTGGCACTTGTTCCTTAA
- a CDS encoding FecCD family ABC transporter permease, with translation MKKKRFTYGRGITILLLMVFIMVLAAIISINTGKMSLSVSEVFRVLMGEGTDKQNLIVFEFRLPRIILAILVGFGMGASGCIMQSLLRNDMASPGTLGISSGSGLFVLIFVVMFASKGVSSAFVLPLLAFIGGLTAAGLIFILSYRRGRDISPTGLILTGVALSSGYSALTTLLTLKLDQNQMDFIQRWSAGSLWGDDWKYLAVLAPWTLILILYVIYKSRIINTLHLGNETASGLGVAVKPEFIGLSIAAVALASGGVALGGNFFFVGMITPHMARKLVGPNHKLLMPASCLSGAILILIADTITRTISLGTDVPTGIVITVLSTPYFLYLLGKSNG, from the coding sequence ATGAAAAAGAAACGGTTTACCTATGGCCGGGGAATTACGATTCTCCTATTAATGGTCTTTATTATGGTGTTAGCTGCAATCATCAGCATCAATACGGGCAAAATGAGCTTGTCCGTCTCTGAAGTATTTCGTGTTCTCATGGGAGAAGGAACGGATAAGCAAAATCTCATTGTATTTGAATTCCGCCTTCCCCGTATTATCCTGGCTATCCTTGTTGGCTTTGGTATGGGAGCCTCCGGCTGTATTATGCAAAGTCTTTTAAGAAATGATATGGCAAGTCCGGGTACCCTGGGAATCAGCTCAGGCTCCGGTCTTTTCGTACTTATATTTGTCGTAATGTTTGCTTCCAAAGGAGTATCCTCAGCCTTTGTCCTCCCCCTTCTTGCCTTTATCGGAGGTCTGACTGCCGCAGGACTGATATTCATACTTTCCTATCGGAGAGGAAGAGATATTTCGCCCACTGGACTGATTTTAACGGGTGTTGCCTTATCAAGCGGCTACAGTGCCCTCACTACACTTCTGACGTTAAAGCTGGATCAGAATCAGATGGATTTTATACAGCGCTGGAGCGCCGGAAGCCTTTGGGGAGATGACTGGAAATATTTAGCAGTGCTGGCTCCCTGGACCCTCATTTTAATCCTGTACGTAATTTATAAATCACGTATCATCAATACGCTTCACCTTGGAAATGAAACCGCCTCTGGACTTGGTGTAGCAGTAAAGCCTGAATTCATAGGGCTTTCCATTGCAGCCGTGGCTCTTGCTTCCGGCGGTGTTGCACTTGGCGGCAATTTTTTCTTTGTGGGAATGATAACCCCTCATATGGCAAGAAAGCTGGTGGGACCAAACCATAAGCTTTTAATGCCTGCATCCTGCTTATCAGGAGCGATCCTTATCCTCATTGCCGACACCATAACAAGAACCATAAGCCTTGGCACTGACGTGCCTACAGGAATTGTCATTACCGTATTAAGCACCCCTTACTTCTTATATCTATTAGGAAAATCAAACGGGTAG
- a CDS encoding helix-turn-helix domain-containing protein, with the protein MEYTDEYNLGWGAFSKHFGFDTKREGNYAMHTVPGNWENGWITEVNPAKGLFIASAWFKADEKLDYKMFTEKPCLLILCIDTGDMTITQKGKKAKTLSPFTQLIISKGTPLRLTIPAGMHMCFTSVLIFDSCIDNFLSATGYSYPIRVLDAVKWKPGNIDAPNVMLVMEQLRWGVRGNRLPLPAYLLKAMELLFLFAHNKDKEAKKPERRKYVTWSDEIKLYRVKERIDESPLSLPSNEELCRIAQMSESKLRISFKSLYGKTLYSYIRESIMKRAMQMLADDDLNIKNIAHLCGYENAAKFAAAFKEVHGITPSEFRKGFGL; encoded by the coding sequence TTGGAATATACCGATGAATACAATTTAGGCTGGGGCGCTTTTTCAAAGCATTTTGGTTTTGATACAAAAAGAGAGGGAAATTATGCCATGCATACGGTACCTGGCAACTGGGAAAACGGCTGGATCACAGAGGTGAATCCTGCCAAGGGTCTGTTTATTGCCAGTGCCTGGTTTAAAGCGGATGAAAAGCTGGATTATAAGATGTTTACAGAAAAACCATGTCTTCTTATTCTCTGCATAGATACGGGAGATATGACGATTACGCAGAAAGGCAAGAAGGCAAAAACCCTAAGTCCTTTCACTCAACTGATCATCAGCAAAGGGACCCCTTTGCGCCTGACCATACCGGCAGGTATGCATATGTGCTTTACCAGTGTGCTGATTTTTGATTCCTGCATTGATAATTTTCTCTCTGCCACAGGATATTCCTACCCCATACGGGTTCTTGATGCAGTCAAATGGAAACCTGGGAATATAGACGCCCCCAATGTCATGCTGGTCATGGAGCAGCTCCGCTGGGGTGTCCGAGGAAACCGGCTTCCTCTCCCGGCATACCTTTTAAAGGCCATGGAGCTTCTTTTCCTTTTTGCACATAACAAGGACAAGGAAGCGAAGAAACCAGAACGCCGCAAATACGTCACCTGGAGCGATGAAATAAAGCTTTACCGGGTCAAGGAGCGGATTGATGAGTCTCCTCTCTCCCTCCCCTCCAACGAGGAATTATGCCGCATCGCTCAAATGAGTGAAAGCAAGCTGCGCATTTCCTTTAAGAGCCTCTACGGCAAAACACTTTATTCATATATCAGGGAATCCATTATGAAACGGGCCATGCAGATGCTGGCTGATGACGATTTGAACATCAAAAACATAGCCCATCTTTGTGGATATGAAAATGCCGCAAAATTCGCTGCGGCATTTAAAGAGGTTCACGGAATCACACCAAGTGAATTCCGGAAAGGATTTGGTTTGTAG
- a CDS encoding alpha/beta fold hydrolase has protein sequence MNHQTNKVFKTPEGKEKFLTYYNQIINHLPGESIYLDTTYGKTFVLACGQPHLPPMVLLHGSCSNSAFWAAEISRFSEKYRVYAIDTIGEAGNSEENRYDVNDSAYSLWLKEVFDQLMISHAVIIGNSFGGWMALKFTTAFPEYADKLVLISPSGLSPIKPEFLSKSSEYVAQGSDELESFDDSIIGESDIPDKAKEFIMLILRNFNPMTDPLPAFSEEEIKKLRMPVLLIAGEQDVTIDVHQVANRLTALTLSPEIHILSGYGHIIGDAGDIIAPFLEKEGNK, from the coding sequence ATGAATCATCAGACCAATAAGGTGTTTAAAACACCAGAAGGAAAAGAAAAATTTTTAACTTATTACAATCAGATTATAAACCATCTTCCCGGAGAATCTATTTATCTTGATACCACATATGGAAAAACGTTTGTGCTTGCCTGTGGACAGCCTCATCTTCCGCCTATGGTATTGTTGCATGGTTCCTGCAGCAACAGTGCATTCTGGGCTGCTGAGATTTCCCGGTTTTCAGAAAAATACCGGGTGTATGCCATTGATACCATCGGTGAAGCTGGTAACAGTGAGGAGAATCGGTACGATGTAAACGACAGCGCCTACTCCCTTTGGCTGAAAGAGGTATTTGACCAGCTTATGATTTCCCATGCTGTTATTATAGGGAATTCTTTTGGCGGATGGATGGCTCTTAAATTTACAACTGCATTTCCGGAATATGCTGATAAACTGGTGCTGATCTCCCCTTCCGGACTATCTCCCATTAAGCCTGAATTCTTATCAAAATCATCTGAGTATGTAGCTCAGGGTTCTGATGAGCTGGAGTCTTTTGACGATTCCATTATTGGAGAGAGCGATATACCAGATAAAGCAAAAGAATTTATTATGCTGATACTAAGGAACTTTAACCCTATGACAGATCCTCTTCCCGCATTTTCAGAGGAAGAAATTAAAAAACTTCGTATGCCGGTTCTTTTGATTGCAGGAGAACAGGATGTGACCATTGATGTTCATCAGGTGGCTAACCGGCTCACTGCTCTTACACTTTCCCCTGAAATCCATATTCTTTCCGGTTATGGTCATATCATTGGGGATGCAGGTGACATCATCGCCCCATTTCTTGAAAAGGAGGGTAACAAATGA
- a CDS encoding ABC transporter substrate-binding protein, whose amino-acid sequence MYKMKKIATAFVSAISLTLIISGCSKAPAANAVTEASNDLKTSGRIVNTSQGDVEVPAEPKRVIATYGMGDLLALGVKPVATYNARGTAYEKEVADLPVWDKFESEEIMSYDPDLIFVVNQEQYDKVSKIAPTIMIPFTELSLEERVTYLGEVLNKEEEAKKALSEFREKIGKAKETMKESGLDTMTYSIFDTSSDGRIFVYGDKWGRGGDLIYSQLKLKAPDVIQKDIIGKDQYRELSIESVKEYAGDYIILSGELGFLSDNPVWNSIPAVKAGHVIRIDHDLFYDIDLYSSNVQLDFLMKELTGK is encoded by the coding sequence ATGTACAAAATGAAAAAAATTGCTACAGCATTTGTGTCTGCAATATCCCTTACCCTCATTATTTCTGGATGCAGCAAGGCTCCGGCAGCCAATGCTGTTACGGAAGCTTCCAATGATTTAAAAACTTCAGGGAGAATTGTTAACACTTCCCAGGGAGATGTGGAGGTGCCCGCAGAACCCAAACGGGTGATTGCTACCTACGGAATGGGAGATTTGCTGGCACTGGGGGTAAAGCCGGTAGCCACCTATAATGCCAGGGGAACCGCCTACGAAAAAGAAGTGGCAGATTTGCCGGTCTGGGATAAGTTTGAGTCAGAAGAGATTATGTCATATGATCCGGATTTGATTTTTGTCGTCAATCAAGAGCAGTATGACAAGGTTTCTAAAATTGCACCAACTATTATGATTCCTTTCACAGAGCTATCCCTGGAGGAACGTGTTACATACCTGGGAGAAGTCCTTAATAAAGAGGAAGAGGCAAAGAAAGCTCTTTCAGAATTTAGGGAAAAGATAGGAAAAGCAAAGGAAACCATGAAAGAGAGCGGTCTTGATACCATGACCTATAGTATTTTTGACACCAGCAGCGATGGACGCATTTTTGTCTATGGTGATAAGTGGGGCCGGGGAGGAGATTTGATTTACAGCCAGCTTAAACTGAAAGCACCTGATGTGATCCAGAAAGATATCATAGGGAAAGACCAGTACCGGGAGCTTTCCATAGAGTCTGTCAAAGAGTATGCCGGTGACTATATCATATTAAGCGGTGAACTGGGATTTCTTTCCGATAATCCTGTCTGGAACTCCATTCCTGCAGTGAAGGCAGGCCATGTTATCCGGATTGACCACGACCTTTTCTATGACATTGATTTATATTCATCCAATGTACAGCTTGATTTCCTCATGAAAGAGCTGACCGGGAAATAA
- a CDS encoding ABC transporter ATP-binding protein, translating into METSLRIFREAKKYWIHLIAALLSLIVSTAAGFYTPWALRELTKLATEGTADFGKEALRIGLFLLFATALQAAGSSASGYLNHYAALHYVADLRTRLYGKLQRMSLKYFHKSRTGDLTGRVVIDALDAEVLLAHVIPDFVTNILTFLGVGALLFTINWRLSIVSLITVPILVWITIWQSNHVSPVWKENSRIRGELAGTVQDNLSGIKEIQIFNQQKQEELKVTELAKKHSMAYLRASFFFETTYPLLSFVTALGTVIVIVYGGHLISVGTVSIADIVGFVMYLSMFYGPVKNFSSLVEKAGEAAAGCRRVFEVIDEVSDVKEVEQARELPRVKGEIQLKNLSFSYNEEIPILENVDLTIKPGQTVALVGATGVGKSTIANLVNRFYDPQKGAVLVDGVDIRDVTLESLRDNISMVLQDTFLFHGTVYENIAYGWKEATREQVIAAAEAANAHSFIKELEQGYETEIGERGIRLSGGQKQRISIARAILRNSPILILDEATSALDTKTEQEIQEALDEVSKERTTLVVAHRLSTIRNADQIVVLEGTGIAETGTHEELIARGGLYARLHEASKN; encoded by the coding sequence ATGGAGACCTCCCTTCGAATATTCAGAGAAGCAAAAAAATATTGGATACATTTGATCGCAGCTCTGCTTTCCCTGATTGTTTCAACCGCAGCAGGCTTTTATACGCCCTGGGCCCTTCGGGAACTGACGAAGCTAGCCACAGAGGGCACTGCTGATTTCGGGAAAGAAGCTCTCCGCATCGGCCTTTTTCTTTTATTTGCCACTGCCCTTCAGGCAGCAGGAAGTTCCGCCTCCGGATACTTAAATCACTATGCAGCCTTACATTATGTGGCTGATTTAAGAACCCGGCTTTATGGCAAGCTGCAGCGCATGAGCCTTAAGTATTTCCACAAAAGCCGTACCGGAGACTTAACCGGCCGTGTGGTCATAGACGCACTGGATGCAGAAGTTTTACTGGCTCATGTGATCCCTGATTTTGTTACGAATATCCTGACCTTTTTAGGGGTCGGAGCCCTTCTTTTTACTATTAACTGGAGACTTTCCATTGTGAGCCTTATAACGGTTCCCATACTGGTATGGATCACCATCTGGCAGAGCAATCATGTCTCTCCCGTATGGAAAGAAAATTCCAGAATAAGAGGAGAGTTAGCCGGAACCGTACAGGATAACCTGTCTGGAATTAAGGAAATTCAGATTTTTAACCAGCAAAAGCAGGAGGAATTAAAAGTAACCGAGTTAGCAAAAAAGCACAGCATGGCATACCTTCGCGCTAGCTTCTTTTTTGAGACTACATACCCCCTGTTATCCTTTGTAACAGCCCTTGGAACTGTAATTGTGATTGTATATGGAGGCCATTTAATCAGCGTTGGTACCGTTTCCATTGCTGATATCGTGGGCTTTGTTATGTACCTTTCCATGTTTTACGGCCCGGTCAAAAACTTCTCAAGTCTCGTGGAAAAGGCAGGAGAGGCAGCCGCAGGGTGCCGCCGTGTCTTTGAGGTCATAGACGAGGTTTCTGATGTTAAGGAAGTGGAGCAAGCCAGGGAGCTGCCTCGTGTTAAGGGTGAGATTCAGCTTAAGAACTTATCCTTCTCATACAATGAGGAAATCCCCATTTTAGAGAATGTCGACCTTACCATAAAACCCGGCCAGACCGTAGCCCTGGTTGGAGCTACAGGTGTTGGCAAAAGTACCATTGCCAATCTTGTGAACCGGTTCTACGACCCCCAAAAGGGAGCTGTTTTAGTGGACGGAGTAGATATCCGGGATGTGACCTTAGAAAGTCTCAGAGATAACATTTCCATGGTGCTTCAGGATACCTTTTTATTTCATGGCACTGTGTATGAGAACATCGCCTATGGCTGGAAGGAAGCCACGAGAGAACAGGTCATTGCAGCCGCTGAGGCTGCCAATGCACACAGCTTCATAAAAGAACTGGAACAGGGATATGAGACAGAAATCGGAGAGCGGGGAATCCGGCTCTCAGGCGGCCAAAAGCAGCGAATCTCCATTGCCAGGGCTATACTTCGTAATTCTCCTATCTTAATCCTTGATGAAGCAACCTCTGCCCTGGATACAAAAACAGAGCAGGAGATTCAGGAGGCACTTGATGAAGTCTCCAAGGAGAGGACCACGCTGGTGGTCGCTCACAGACTTTCTACCATTCGAAATGCAGATCAGATTGTTGTTTTAGAGGGAACCGGAATTGCAGAAACCGGCACTCACGAGGAGCTGATTGCCCGGGGCGGTCTCTATGCCAGACTGCATGAGGCGTCAAAAAACTAA
- a CDS encoding ABC transporter ATP-binding protein: MNSITTEDLDIAYEDAMIVKSLDINIPKGKVTTIIGPNGCGKSTVLKAVGRILKPKNGMVYLNGDDIRKLPTKEIAKKMAILPQTPTAPSGLTVSELVAYGRFPHQKGFGKLTPEDKKIIQWALSVTKLTEFENREVDTLSGGQRQRVWISMALAQQTDLILLDEPTTYLDLAHQLEVLELLYDLNRRQGCTIAMVLHDLNLAARFSDYMIAIRSGKVIKHGAPEEVMVPEVLKEAFSIDAQIVLEPKTGRPVCLTYDLLSTEPADEKEV; the protein is encoded by the coding sequence ATGAACAGCATTACGACAGAAGATCTGGATATTGCATATGAAGATGCCATGATTGTAAAATCCCTGGATATAAATATACCGAAGGGAAAGGTAACAACCATCATTGGTCCCAACGGCTGCGGAAAATCAACGGTATTAAAGGCCGTAGGCCGTATTTTAAAACCAAAAAACGGAATGGTCTATTTAAATGGAGACGACATCAGAAAGCTCCCCACCAAAGAAATAGCCAAAAAAATGGCGATCCTTCCACAGACACCAACAGCTCCAAGCGGTCTGACGGTCAGCGAACTGGTCGCCTACGGAAGATTTCCTCATCAAAAAGGGTTTGGAAAACTGACACCAGAAGATAAAAAAATCATACAGTGGGCTCTTTCTGTGACAAAGCTGACAGAATTTGAGAACCGGGAGGTGGATACCCTTTCCGGCGGACAAAGACAGCGAGTATGGATTTCCATGGCCCTTGCCCAGCAAACCGATTTGATTCTTCTGGATGAGCCTACGACTTACTTGGACCTTGCCCATCAGCTTGAGGTATTGGAGCTGTTATACGATTTAAACCGCAGACAGGGCTGCACCATAGCCATGGTACTGCACGATTTAAACCTGGCCGCACGTTTTTCCGACTATATGATTGCAATCCGATCCGGCAAGGTAATTAAACATGGAGCGCCAGAAGAAGTTATGGTGCCGGAGGTACTAAAAGAAGCGTTCTCCATAGACGCTCAGATTGTTCTTGAACCAAAGACCGGGCGGCCTGTTTGTCTTACCTATGATTTATTATCTACAGAACCAGCCGACGAAAAGGAGGTGTAA
- a CDS encoding helix-turn-helix domain-containing protein, with product MNETYYSVEQISEMLHIHPKTVQRYIREGKLRASKLGKSWRVTGHDLSIFMELTKTTVDFDRDKKEVKGQYDIKVSSVIDIEVKGIDEADRITNMLLAALNSPHTDYDYPAVHALFIQPESKVRITLYGNLKLAQDVLHFIDTLTERMKGEDSYESSDQ from the coding sequence ATGAATGAGACATACTACTCTGTGGAACAGATTTCAGAAATGCTTCACATTCACCCGAAGACAGTTCAGCGTTATATCCGGGAAGGAAAGCTTCGGGCTTCCAAGCTGGGGAAAAGCTGGCGAGTAACAGGACATGATTTAAGTATTTTTATGGAGCTTACGAAAACAACCGTTGATTTTGATAGAGACAAGAAGGAAGTGAAAGGACAGTATGATATAAAGGTATCTTCTGTGATTGATATTGAAGTAAAAGGAATTGACGAAGCTGACCGCATCACAAATATGCTTCTCGCGGCCCTTAACTCCCCTCACACCGATTACGATTATCCAGCCGTTCACGCTCTGTTCATCCAGCCAGAAAGTAAGGTTAGAATTACGTTATATGGAAACTTGAAGCTGGCTCAGGATGTGCTTCACTTTATTGATACTTTGACAGAAAGAATGAAAGGAGAAGATTCTTATGAATCATCAGACCAATAA
- a CDS encoding acyltransferase produces MESKKREIKYDYLRTLAVLAVIMVHAIPGETANEKQWLFSAALTPLLLTSVGIFFMLSGLFLLQSYKQDIKEFYWKRFLGIVIPFIVYSGIYYWYYNVNLSLTPRPLHEHAGLFIREFITESIPSAPHLWFMYVIIALYVCTPFLARMFHAMTDRELKSFFIMILLAQGINTYLPALGLEVSPVMEYLIFKGWLIYFVLGYIIIRLYGKKTYLPFGVLGAAGFFITLFQKIVTPGFTPGIHDMAYPMIAMSISILLLFEHYGDIKILVFRKLVTIISRYSFSIYLIHYLILNQVVKGIIERTGFRHYYIPRILIETALTFLISLAVAVILDETVVKLLKRGAEALKSKGKLKKEN; encoded by the coding sequence ATGGAATCTAAGAAACGTGAAATCAAATATGACTATTTAAGAACCCTGGCTGTCCTTGCAGTTATCATGGTTCATGCCATTCCTGGAGAGACGGCAAATGAAAAGCAATGGCTGTTTTCTGCTGCCCTAACTCCACTGCTCTTAACCTCAGTGGGCATCTTTTTTATGCTAAGCGGCCTTTTTTTATTGCAATCCTACAAACAGGATATCAAAGAATTTTACTGGAAGAGATTTTTGGGAATAGTCATTCCATTTATAGTCTATAGTGGAATCTATTACTGGTATTATAACGTAAATCTGTCCCTGACACCGCGCCCCTTACATGAACATGCAGGACTCTTTATCCGGGAGTTCATTACAGAGTCAATCCCTTCGGCCCCCCATCTGTGGTTTATGTATGTCATCATAGCGCTTTACGTGTGCACCCCGTTTCTTGCCCGTATGTTCCATGCCATGACGGACCGGGAATTAAAAAGCTTTTTCATCATGATTCTTTTGGCTCAGGGAATTAATACCTATTTGCCGGCTCTTGGCCTGGAGGTTTCACCGGTTATGGAATACCTGATATTTAAAGGCTGGCTGATATATTTTGTTTTAGGATACATCATCATTCGTTTATACGGAAAAAAAACGTATCTGCCCTTTGGAGTCCTTGGGGCGGCAGGCTTTTTCATTACCTTATTTCAAAAAATTGTCACTCCTGGCTTTACTCCCGGAATCCACGATATGGCTTATCCCATGATAGCCATGTCAATATCCATACTCTTATTGTTTGAGCATTACGGCGATATTAAAATTCTGGTTTTTAGGAAACTTGTGACCATCATCAGCCGTTACAGCTTTTCTATCTATTTGATTCATTACCTGATCTTAAATCAGGTGGTCAAAGGAATCATAGAAAGAACAGGATTTCGTCATTACTATATCCCAAGGATACTGATTGAGACAGCACTGACCTTTTTGATTTCCCTGGCAGTGGCGGTCATTTTAGATGAAACAGTGGTAAAGCTGTTAAAAAGGGGAGCGGAGGCTCTCAAAAGCAAAGGGAAGTTAAAAAAGGAGAATTAG
- a CDS encoding ABC transporter substrate-binding protein: MMKRSSKRILTAILGMTMLLAVTGCQNTKQASSTSTQAGTGTETEQPTQSEAKGTRKVQTVKGEIEVPTDPKRVVVNWYVGDVVALDLNIVGYYGWEHEGMPYYDKMMATTKIQNWEQEEVMALDPDLIVTYSDEDYDKFKSIAPVIVIPEGDLSSIDRVLFLGEATGTKEKAQSVVDTFETKLAAAKETLQSDKFKDKTFSINEDWGSGSYGIFYETESRGGTLVYKYLGLKKPEKLEQLIKEKGENREGLSYEVAANYFGDYMLWFHPYDSAEGEPSEYEMSDIWKSLPAVVNNQVISIPSSKSGLFYYSDVLSLTAQMDYIVDAINSITK, encoded by the coding sequence ATGATGAAGAGAAGCAGCAAACGAATTCTTACTGCTATTTTAGGTATGACCATGTTACTGGCAGTAACTGGCTGTCAAAACACAAAACAAGCTTCCAGTACCAGCACACAGGCGGGCACTGGGACAGAGACAGAACAACCGACTCAGTCTGAGGCAAAGGGGACCCGGAAGGTACAGACGGTAAAGGGAGAAATTGAAGTGCCAACAGACCCAAAGCGGGTAGTAGTAAATTGGTATGTTGGAGATGTAGTAGCACTTGATTTAAATATAGTTGGATATTATGGCTGGGAACATGAAGGTATGCCTTACTATGATAAGATGATGGCTACAACAAAAATCCAAAACTGGGAGCAGGAAGAGGTCATGGCCTTGGATCCGGACCTTATTGTAACCTATAGTGATGAAGATTACGATAAGTTTAAAAGTATTGCTCCTGTTATTGTAATTCCTGAGGGAGACTTAAGTTCCATCGACAGGGTATTGTTTCTGGGAGAAGCAACCGGCACAAAAGAAAAAGCCCAGTCAGTGGTAGACACCTTTGAAACAAAACTGGCGGCTGCAAAGGAAACTCTTCAAAGCGATAAGTTTAAAGACAAAACATTCAGCATCAATGAGGATTGGGGTTCTGGCTCTTATGGCATTTTTTATGAAACAGAATCAAGAGGAGGCACTCTTGTTTATAAATATCTTGGCTTAAAGAAGCCGGAAAAGCTGGAGCAGCTCATTAAAGAAAAAGGGGAAAATCGAGAAGGCTTAAGCTATGAAGTGGCAGCCAATTATTTTGGTGATTACATGCTTTGGTTTCACCCCTATGATTCCGCTGAGGGAGAGCCCAGCGAATATGAAATGTCTGACATATGGAAAAGCCTTCCGGCAGTGGTGAACAATCAGGTGATAAGCATACCAAGCAGTAAGTCTGGTCTCTTCTATTATTCAGATGTGTTAAGCTTGACCGCCCAGATGGATTATATCGTAGATGCCATCAATTCCATAACAAAATAG
- a CDS encoding DUF6472 family protein: MAGKDSCESCMYYNYNEEYEYYECEMNLDEDEYMRFITSSSRQCPYYKFGDEYTIVRKQI; the protein is encoded by the coding sequence ATGGCAGGAAAAGATAGCTGCGAAAGCTGTATGTATTATAATTATAACGAAGAATATGAGTACTACGAATGTGAAATGAATTTAGATGAGGACGAGTATATGCGTTTTATCACCAGCTCGTCCAGGCAGTGTCCGTACTACAAATTCGGAGATGAGTACACCATAGTAAGAAAGCAGATATAA
- a CDS encoding FecCD family ABC transporter permease: MQNFPNKWKGVARFSFYMILGVGLLILVSAASISFGAADMRLSTAWGAVFNFDPTSTEHQIIQSLRFPRTVADIIVGCSLAVCGALMQGTTRNPLADSGLMGISSGATFAIAVAMAFFPARTYGQTMAFAFLGAAIATGITYFIASLGKRGMTPQRLVLAGISISMLFGAFSQYLSIRYHLGQALAYWTAGGTAGAKWSELAIVAPFFVCGLLIAIGVSSQVTLMSLGEDVAIGLGLNTGLLKIISTVIVLVLTGLSVVVVGPVGFVGLITPHIVRYMVGVDYRYIIPASGLYGALLTVFADLTGRLINKPYETPIGIIFAVIGVPYFLYLARKQRREFE, from the coding sequence ATGCAGAATTTCCCCAACAAGTGGAAAGGCGTGGCCCGCTTTTCCTTCTATATGATATTGGGGGTTGGACTACTTATACTGGTATCGGCAGCATCCATTTCTTTTGGCGCTGCCGATATGCGTTTGTCCACCGCCTGGGGTGCGGTTTTTAACTTTGATCCCACATCCACAGAACATCAGATCATTCAGTCCCTGCGGTTTCCAAGGACCGTGGCGGATATTATCGTGGGATGCAGTCTTGCAGTCTGCGGTGCCCTGATGCAGGGAACCACCAGAAACCCGCTGGCTGATTCCGGACTTATGGGAATCAGCAGCGGTGCTACCTTTGCCATTGCGGTTGCTATGGCATTTTTTCCGGCACGTACCTATGGTCAGACCATGGCATTTGCCTTTTTGGGAGCAGCAATCGCCACTGGGATCACATATTTCATTGCCTCCCTGGGAAAACGGGGGATGACGCCTCAAAGACTGGTACTCGCAGGTATCTCCATCTCCATGTTATTTGGGGCATTCAGCCAATACCTGTCTATTCGGTACCATTTAGGACAGGCACTGGCCTACTGGACCGCAGGCGGGACCGCGGGCGCTAAATGGAGTGAGCTTGCCATCGTTGCTCCCTTTTTTGTGTGCGGTCTCCTGATTGCCATAGGAGTGTCTTCCCAGGTTACCCTCATGAGCTTAGGAGAGGATGTGGCAATCGGACTTGGGCTCAACACCGGATTATTAAAAATAATTTCCACTGTCATCGTTCTGGTCTTAACCGGTCTTTCCGTAGTCGTGGTAGGGCCTGTTGGCTTTGTCGGCTTAATTACCCCTCATATTGTCCGCTATATGGTTGGCGTGGATTACCGTTACATCATTCCAGCCTCAGGGCTTTATGGAGCCCTTTTAACTGTGTTTGCAGATCTCACAGGACGTCTGATCAATAAACCGTATGAGACTCCCATCGGCATTATCTTCGCAGTCATTGGAGTTCCCTATTTCCTCTATCTTGCAAGAAAGCAAAGGAGGGAATTCGAATGA